From the genome of Nostoc cf. commune SO-36:
AACTACACCCTTGGGCAACATAAAAAATCCTGTTTTCATTGCCCACTGTAAATCGTCAACTTCAACATCTAAATTTGATTGCATCAATGCACTTAATAAATCATTATTTACCCAATAAGCAGGGCATTTAGCTTGCCCTACTTTAAAAAGCGTGTAGAGGGTAATATACCTTGAATCCTTGGGGTTAGTTCTTAGTTGGCGCAGTAGGTTTTGTTCCTCCGAAGAGTAATAAAATTCTGCAACAATACCGCATATCTTTTCATAGCTTTCGTAACCGTCTACATGAACAACGGGACGAATAACAATTTCATTAAACCAACCTCTAGGTTTTTTACTCATGCGCTGCGCTTTAAGAACTCCTGGCGATGCCATCTCATTGCATCAACTCTAGGATAATACTGTTGTTGGCTTGGTAAGATAATGCGATCGCCCCTAAATTCTCGCATCGGCTTGGCGTTGGGTGAATCTTCCCGCAGGTTGTCAGCAACAATAATGGTGTAATCGTCATTGATAGTGAACCAAAAGCGGTCAAATGCCCAGTGATGATTTTTGCACAGTGACAGCCCGTTATCAATGCGGTCATCGTAAAACTGGGAGAAAGGTTTGATGTGTGACCCATCCACAATGTTCTGTCCTAGTGAGTCCAGCACTTGCAAACCGCAAAACGCGCAGCGTTGGTTGTAAGTTGAAACTACAATTTTACGGAACGCACCATCTCGCACAATTACAGCTTGCTCATCTTCTAATTCCTCTGGCTGGTAGACCTTACCGCCGGAGCGTTGCAACTGGTCTTGTAGTTCAGCAAAGGCGTTGACTTGCAATAATGACTCGATATCCTGTGTACGCTCGTTAAACCACGAATTAATGAGTGTGTGGGTTAGTACAGTCCTGTCCTGGGGATTTTGCAGCAGTGACCAGAGTTCATCATCAAGGTAAGCATACTCTACAGTTTGCCTAATGGTACTGGGAGTTCTGATTTTCACCTTGGCAGCAATCAATGATTCAAACCCCAGTTTCATCTCAAAATACCAGAAACCGTCACTGGTGAGATGGTAAAAAGGTAAGCCTATATCAGGCTTGCGTACTGGCTCCAGGTGGCTCCACAGTTTGAGAAATGTGGCGATGAGTTCAGCAGATAGAGGAATTTGGTTTCTCACTATTTGCCCAGTAGTTATCATTTCAATGATAGATAAAAGCAAAATCGGTTTATTGGGCGCACCAGGGCTAACCTAACATTTAAGCCTAGCTTTCCAACAACATACTTGGGAGAAAATTTCTTAACGTAGTAAGCTAAATCTTTGGCCATTCGCAGTTATGAGAGAATATCGCTGTACACGTAACGCATTATACTTACACAACTGCACTGGGCGCGATGACATTAGAGAACGGCAAGGTCATTATATCTGGGCTGAAAGCGAAGAAGAAGCTTGGCAGAAAATGGCAACTAGGTTTCCTGAAGAAACCGAGGCAGGCTTTACCGTTCAAGAATGGGAAAGTTTTGATGTCACTGTGGTAGAAATCAAACGGGATGAAAACGGGAATACTATAGAGTAGCCTTTTTAACCCTTGCTATGTCATCGGGAAGCAAAATCATCAGTACAATTCTCAAGCACGATACAAAAGCTACAAGCTACAAAATTGCCTTGCTGCGTGCGATTAATGATGTGGTTCTCAGCTTCCCCGATTTGCGGAACCGAAAAGCAGACGTAGCAGTTCCTTTGCGTTTACTAGCACAGTTTTGGGTGGCTTACTATTGGCCATTTGTCAAACCGAGCGAACCTATCTTGCAAGGGCAACGAACAACACTGAACGGTCAATTGCGAAATGATATGTCGTTTCGCCCTGAGTTAGAGAGACTACGGTGTGAATGGGAATCAATTGTGGGCGGAACCTCAAGCCCTAGCGATGGCTTTTTCCTCATTAACGAGCTGAGAGTTCCGCGAAAATATCAAGCCTACTCCAAACTGTTACTTCAAGCTTACCAAGCTGCCCTCACTGCCATTAGCAAGGCAATTGAAATGCCTGTTAGATATGCAGGGTTTGGTCACTGGAGTGTGTTTGATAAACCCTTAAAGTATGCAGAACTTAGCACTCCAGTTGTAGCAATTCCAGGTACTAAAGCAGAAGATAAATGCTTAATAATTCAAGCCGAACTCTGGCAAACTTTTGGGGAGATGTCATTGTGGATTGAGGCACTTTGTATTCATGAATGGTGCTTGTTTACAGAGAAAGTCGAACAAGAAAATCATCTTAAAGTTCATCGAGGTTGTATTTATCAGCTGCTAACAGATAGACTAGACAACCGCAGACCTTTGAGTTGGGAACGCAACCATGTTGATGTACTCTTGATGGAAGGAACAGAGTTTGTTTGCCCGTGGACACAAAAGCACATTTCTTATGGCATTAGGTACGATTTAGACCACCTTTTACCAGTGTCGCTTTACCCGATTAACGAACTTTGGAACTTAGTACCTGCTGACCCTAATTTTAATTCCCACATCAAGCGCGATCGCCTTCCTTCCCAGGAAAAATTACAGATGGCTCAACCTTATTTAGAGTTAGCTTACAGAAACTACAGTAAATCTGGTTCGCTCTCGCTAGCACTTAAAGAGGATGTGGCTGTCAGATTTTATACTGTTTTTGATGATACCGCTTCTTTCCCTGGTGTACTATCAACTGCTGTTGTTGACCTCATTAATATCTTTGCTGAGTCTCGCAATCTAGCTCGGTTTTGACAATATGGCAATAACATATCAAAGTTCAGTTTTCAGAAGTAGTAGAGTTAGGCTTTACCGTCAAAGGATGTCATTTGGCTTAATGTTACTCTGGTAGAGGTTCGGCAAGAGGAGTCCAAAAATGAATGAGTCACTAGATGCTGCTAAAAGCAAACTACAAGTTATGGAATTTTTTGCAGCAGCCCTCCAAGATAAAGTATTGTTAGACCGATTGATGCAAGCAATGGGTGCGAAAGATAAGGCTGCAATCATAACTATGGCTGCTGAACGTGGCTATAACTTCTCTCAAGAATCATTGCACCAGGGGCTAACGAAGATATTCCATTTGATTACCCCAATCATGCAAGAGCAAAACTTAGCCGTGTCTGAAGAAATTGATTAAGGAGTATGAAGTGATACTAAGGGAAAGAATTCAGCAACTCCTTGACCCCTATGATTCTTCTCAAACTGAATGTGATGGCATGACTCGCATCTGCCACACCGTACTAACTAATCACGGCATTGAACATCAAGCGATGTTTGGGGTTTTGACTCAACATTATCAACATATTGAGCCGCATTTATGGATTGATCTACCAAGTGGAGAACGCATCGATTACCGAGCTAAGATGTGGCTTAAAGGAGAGAATATTCCTCACGGTGTTTTCAACCCTCAAGACTTTCCAGATGTCATTTATACTGGTGAACCTATAGAGTTAGATGTGTTGTCACCAACACTATTTGAAATACTGACACTTAGGTTTGATTGGGAAAAATTTCAGCAATATGAAACACCTGACGCTTAATTTTGCACAGGTTCTACTGTCATGATATATTGCCCATACGCACGACCATTTTCCCATTCCCTAGCATCAACTATATAATAAGTGTTATCAAGCTTAAAGACTGCCATTCTTTTATTTCTTCTGGTCGCTACTTGGATTGTAACATTAACAAGTTCTTTAAAGTTTTCAGATGCCATCTACAATTCCAATTCAATCTTGATAAACTGCTAGTTTTTTTAATTAATTATCAAAAATCTAGATAACAAAATATTAAATATATTTTGTCATCTACAGGTTATTTGCT
Proteins encoded in this window:
- a CDS encoding HNH endonuclease domain-containing protein, which translates into the protein MSSGSKIISTILKHDTKATSYKIALLRAINDVVLSFPDLRNRKADVAVPLRLLAQFWVAYYWPFVKPSEPILQGQRTTLNGQLRNDMSFRPELERLRCEWESIVGGTSSPSDGFFLINELRVPRKYQAYSKLLLQAYQAALTAISKAIEMPVRYAGFGHWSVFDKPLKYAELSTPVVAIPGTKAEDKCLIIQAELWQTFGEMSLWIEALCIHEWCLFTEKVEQENHLKVHRGCIYQLLTDRLDNRRPLSWERNHVDVLLMEGTEFVCPWTQKHISYGIRYDLDHLLPVSLYPINELWNLVPADPNFNSHIKRDRLPSQEKLQMAQPYLELAYRNYSKSGSLSLALKEDVAVRFYTVFDDTASFPGVLSTAVVDLINIFAESRNLARF
- a CDS encoding Nif11-like leader peptide family natural product precursor; the protein is MNESLDAAKSKLQVMEFFAAALQDKVLLDRLMQAMGAKDKAAIITMAAERGYNFSQESLHQGLTKIFHLITPIMQEQNLAVSEEID
- a CDS encoding HNH endonuclease — encoded protein: MITTGQIVRNQIPLSAELIATFLKLWSHLEPVRKPDIGLPFYHLTSDGFWYFEMKLGFESLIAAKVKIRTPSTIRQTVEYAYLDDELWSLLQNPQDRTVLTHTLINSWFNERTQDIESLLQVNAFAELQDQLQRSGGKVYQPEELEDEQAVIVRDGAFRKIVVSTYNQRCAFCGLQVLDSLGQNIVDGSHIKPFSQFYDDRIDNGLSLCKNHHWAFDRFWFTINDDYTIIVADNLREDSPNAKPMREFRGDRIILPSQQQYYPRVDAMRWHRQEFLKRSA